One genomic segment of Bombyx mori chromosome W, ASM3026992v2 includes these proteins:
- the LOC134201666 gene encoding uncharacterized protein LOC134201666, which yields MPPPSSSGSRVPASGHAVSVAQRGGRGDKRGPSQRLTALMAAVGGPRCAFCHESGHDVAACPRFRSTRIRGRRNIVAQRRWCFFCFGPHTASVCPQPQLCPNCDGRHHALLCLESAATPRSSGRSHPASPTGERTGRSPRQFGVVDPRKEASQGGAGLGTAGGCQRMPTSYAGVATLSPRAGPCSPAGSRSPAHSSPPPSEVRFSPPLRERPTLERLPPVFGPFGHRTRRYMRRDGKRGPYVGAWDPLARYDLPPRADRDSGDPGPR from the coding sequence ATgccaccgccctcctcctctgggtcgcgtgtgccggcttccggccacgccgtttcggttgctcagaggggagggagaggggataagagggggccgtctcaacgactgactgcgctcatggcagcggtgggaggcccacggtgtgccttctgtcatgagagcgggcacgacgtagccgcctgtccgaggttccggtcgacgcgcatcaggggtagacgcaacatcgttgcccagcggcgatggtgctttttttgttttgggccgcacacggcgagcgtctgtccacagccacaattgtgccctaattgcgacggtcggcaccatgccctcCTGTGTCTGGAGTCTGCCGCCACTCCGAGGTCATCCGGACGCAGTCATCCAGCCTCGCCGACCGGTGAGCGCACCGGTCGTAGCCCTCGCCAATTCGGCGTCGTGGACCCTCGGAAAGAGGCTTCGCAGGGAGGCGCCGGGTTAGGTACTGCGGGCGGGTGCCAGCGGATGCCCACTAGCTACGCCGGGGTGGCCACGTTGTCCCCCCGTGCGGGGCCGTGTTCGCCTGCTGGATCGAGAAGCCCTGCTCACTCGTCTCCCCCTCCCTCAGAAGTACGGTTTTCCCCTCCGCTGAGGGAGCGGCCGACGCTGGAGCGACTCCCTCCAGTGTTTGGCCCGTTTGGCCATCGTACGCGGAGGTATATGAGGCGGGACGGGAAACGAGGGCCTTATGTGGGAGCGTGGGATCCGCTGGCACGCTACGACCTTCCGCCGCGCGCCGACCGGGATAGCGGGGACCCGGGCCCCCGCTAG